From Mytilus galloprovincialis chromosome 9, xbMytGall1.hap1.1, whole genome shotgun sequence, the proteins below share one genomic window:
- the LOC143044336 gene encoding transmembrane protein 26-like — protein MVIIWSVVQAVFVRSLLFIHSFLCIWRTVDVQGNNLFWCLGLGNILHIIELEHRILKKRGQEDKWFCLCFFIHLCNTVPAIWLLEIDRLEKSTTIVNNNTVTTPATNTSDNSQGEALSAIEGLTIPVKLDADTWASVLEQGFLFILILGRWMLPRGKLTRDQLSQLLFVYIGSGSDVMELFIIFEEKEIRADKTFSYAILTVWTISLLQFTLVLTSTKKQRGGQTDVEDPDDEDDWTTSKRAPARCCAKLVEMEIWSLFVAIILQDGPYLTIRLCAIFVKEVLSYGVIFFALKNCLMIMMLFYRVIVVGTHKKELEEKAKEKERMTEKEVIKKLSDIRKIKHQNSKDNPRDNKKRKNGRVQSGSPPNYWSHPDYFYQSPFGFGRANYGYNGGYY, from the exons ATGGTCATAATCTGGAGTGTAGTACAAGCTGTTTTCGTTCGATCTTTACTATTTATTCATAGTTTTTTGTGTATTTGGAGAACGGTTGATGTTCAgggaaataatttgttttggtgtCTTGGACTTGGAAATATTTTACACATTATAGAACTTGagcatagaattttaaaaaagagaGGACAAGAGGACAAATG GTTTTGCCTCTGCTTTTTCATTCACCTTTGCAACACCGTTCCCGCCATTTGGCTGTTGGAAATCGATCGTCTGGAAAAATCGACGACTATAGTAAACAACAATACAGTAACAACTCCAGCTACAAATACCAGTGACAATTCACAGGGAGAAGCATTGTCCGCCATTGAAGGG TTAACCATCCCTGTAAAGCTCGATGCAGATACATGGGCGTCAGTGTTAGAACAAGGATTTCTGTTCATCCTTATATTAGGTCGATGGATGTTGCCACGAGGGAAACTTACTCGTGATCAGCTGTCACAGctattatttgtatatattggtTCCGGGTCAGATGTCATGgaacttttcattattttcgAAGAAAAAGAAATTAGAGCCGATAAAACATTTAGTTATGCAATTTTAACGGTTTGGACGATTAGCTTACTACAGTTTACGCTCGTCTTAACCTCCACGAAGAAGCAACGTGGTGGTCAAACAGATGTGGAAGATCCGGACGACGAAGATGACTGGACAACGTCCAAAAGAGCACCGGCAAGATGTTGCGCAAAATTGGTGGAGATGGAAATATGGAGTCTGTTTGTGGCAATCATATTACAAGACGGTCCATACTTAACTATACGGTTGTGTGCAATATTTGTGAAAGAGGTACTGAGTTATGGTGTGATATTTTTCGCTCTTAAAAATTGCCTTATGATAATGATGTTATTTTATAGGGTAATTGTTGTGGGAACTCACAAGAAAGAACTCGAAGAAAAAGCCAAAGAGAAAGAAAGGATGACAGAAAAGGAGGTTATCAAGAAGTTAAGTGACATTCGAAAGATCAAGCATCAAAATTCTAAAGATAACCCACGAGATAATAAAAAGCGCAAAAATGGAAGAGTCCAAAGTGGATCTCCACCAAACTATTGGTCCCATCCCGATTATTTTTATCAATCTCCTTTCGGTTTTGGACGTGCAAACTATGGATATAATGGAGGCTATTATTGA